The DNA window GCAGGAAATTAAGCATACGAGTGTATTCCACGGGGTTCTTTAGGGCGACGGTGATCGTCATTGATTTAACTCCTGATGGAGCTGTCATAACAGCGGCTGTGGTGGCTGTTCCAGACGGTGTAGTCGCCGATGTTTGTTGTGAGTTTGTAAAACTGATACTTGTAATGGTCAGGCCGGCCTGGGCGGCATACGATGGCAAGATGGTATTGGCAATATCTTGATACTCATAGCTTCGACTTTGCGCTACAATGCGCGAAGCACGATCAACGACGTCGGCGTTCTCCTCGAGTTCTTTCTTTGTCGTTATTAGGTCTTGTAAGCTTGAGTTACTTGCCTGTGCCTGTGACGCAAGTGAGCGTGATGACTGTGAAAAATCTGTTAATATGCCGTAGCCAATTGTAAACACTCCAACTCCAGCTCCTGTCAGCATAACCAGTAGGATGGCGAGGATTAGCCGTAGTTTTGTGGGGGTAAGGCTCGCCGGCTTCATGACTTTAGTAGGTCCTTAGAAAAGATAACATTATAAATGACGGAAAAGTTATAGCCTCCGTTGCCGTTTTCGACTTGCGTAGTTGACTGAATACTCACATCGGAAAATGCCCCTGATTCTTGTAGTTTTTGTTTGCCTTTCGTTGCACCGACAAACGACGTGGTGTGGGCGTTAAGCGTTGATGCGGTACCAAATGTGTCTGGGTTGATTGTGAGCGAGTCAAGGACGACATCGGCGGGAAGTGTCGTGGCGATCTTCATAAAAATTGAAGTGTAAGGCACTTGTTTATCGAGGATATATTTTGCCGTTGCGAGGTCAGACTGGAACTGAGAAGCGCTCACTTTTATTGGCGCATAGTCAGATGTCTTTGCGGCGTTTTCGGCGATGATCTGATTGTTACGATCATTTTCGGCGCTGATTGCAGCATGGAATGCTGTCATTTCAAGCACAATGATAACGATAAAGACGATTAGTAGAAAAA is part of the Candidatus Saccharibacteria bacterium genome and encodes:
- a CDS encoding PilN domain-containing protein, translating into MINLLPPNDRRQLAAARTNTILRRYIFLLIVFIVIIVLEMTAFHAAISAENDRNNQIIAENAAKTSDYAPIKVSASQFQSDLATAKYILDKQVPYTSIFMKIATTLPADVVLDSLTINPDTFGTASTLNAHTTSFVGATKGKQKLQESGAFSDVSIQSTTQVENGNGGYNFSVIYNVIFSKDLLKS